A region from the Chanodichthys erythropterus isolate Z2021 chromosome 5, ASM2448905v1, whole genome shotgun sequence genome encodes:
- the LOC137019887 gene encoding GTPase IMAP family member 6-like, producing the protein MDFGQVVEVLLSDSDIRNKLQKHLEGEKQQQQKYVSGEASTSASAVMVPNPSGDDAQVLQLLKKIDKMVAGNNSTEIYLDYSEIEKIIEKEIKKFKERQQREIRRKLERKIQEAFHRFTDKIKSLEEKISQNAKRITELERQMKEERDEAKMKELERELEREKQKRQRTEENLREYTEKWEKERAEMEERQQQKMEKIMMSLGEILPQIINIVCNWKLSKTQSVEMQEMLDLTAPKRRRNSMDAPPVELRLVLMGRSGSEKSAAGNMVLGREERIHSGASTESQQSGIRQGEVAGRKVTVVETSDWFCSGLSLEELRQDVELCVRLSAPGPHALLLVIPVKESAGEEREILEKMEEIFGEKCWRNTMILITVTDEEQEKNIEKFVQSGHQEFQRLIKKCENRFHCLNINQSGDDSQVSQLLEKIDKMLAGNTERFYSSEIYLLKSQIQEMERKLRREKEESDTLQRRNEEMESEIQKLIKNLAELKPIQDSQDSKCIIS; encoded by the exons ATGGATTTTGGACAGGTGGTGGAGGTTCTCCTAAGTGATAGTGACATAAGAAATAAACTGCAGAAACACCTGGAGGGGgaaaaacaacagcagcaaaaaTATG TGAGTGGAGAAGCCTCTACTTCAGCATCTGCAGTGATGGTTCCTAATCCGAGCGGAGATGATGCTCAAGTCCTACAGCTGCTGAAGAAGATTGACAAAATGGTTGCAGGAAACAACAGCACTGAGATCTACTTAGACTATTCAGAGATAGAGAAAATAATtgagaaagaaataaagaaattcaAAGAAAGACAGCAGAGAGAAATTAGAAGGAAACTAGAGAGAAAAATACAAGAAGCATTTCACAGAttcacagacaaaatcaagagTCTAGAGGAAAAGATATCTCAGAATGCAAAAAGAATTACTGAGCTTGAaagacaaatgaaagaagaaagaGATGAAGCAAAAATGAAGGAGCTAGAGAGAGAgctggagagagagaaacagaaaagGCAGAGAACTGAGGAGAATCTTAGAGAATACACTGAAAAGTGGGAGAAGGAGAGGGCTGAAATGGAAGAGAGACAGCAACAGAAAATGGAGAAGATCATGATGTCCTTGGGAGAGATCCTTCCTCAAATCataaatattgtttgtaattggAAGCTTTCAAAGACTCAGAGTGTAGAAATGCAAGAAATGTTGGACTTGACAGCACCAAAAAGGAGAAGAAATAGCATGGATGCACCTCCAGTGG AACTCAGGCTGGTTCTTATGGGGAGGTCTGGATCTGAGAAGAGTGCAGCAGGAAACATGGTTCTAGGCAGAGAGGAGAGGATCCATAGTGGAGCATCTACAGAGAGCCAGCAGAGCGGGATCAGACAGGGGGAGGTGGCTGGGAGGAAGGTGACTGTGGTGGAAACTTCTGACTGGTTCTGCTCAGGACTCTCTCTGGAGGAGCTGAGACAGGATGTAGAACTCTGTGTCCGTCTGTCTGCTCCAGGACCCCACGCCCTCCTCCTAGTTATACCAGTCAAAGAGTCtgctggagaggagagagagataCTGGAGAAAATGGAAGAGATCTTTGGAGAAAAGTGTTGGAGGAACACCATGATCCTCATCACGGTTACTGATGAAGAACAAGAGAAAAACATTGAAAAGTTTGTCCAATCAGGCCATCAGGAGTTCCAGAGACTTATAAAGAAATGTGAGAATAGGTTTCATTGTCTCAACATTAATCAGAGCGGAGATGATTCTCAGGTCTCACAGCTGCTGGAGAAGATTGACAAGATGTTGGCAGGAAACACAGAGAGATTCTACAGCAGTGAGATCTACCTGCTTAAATCTCAGATTCAAGAGATGGAGAGAAAGCTCAGGAGGGAGAAGGAAGAGAGTGATACACTTCAGAGACGAAATGAGGAAATGGAAAGTGAAATACAAAAACTGATAAAGAATCTCGCAGAGTTAAAACCAATTCAAGATTCACAAGATTCAAAGTGTATTATTTCCTGA